From the genome of Excalfactoria chinensis isolate bCotChi1 chromosome 12, bCotChi1.hap2, whole genome shotgun sequence, one region includes:
- the LOC140257632 gene encoding 6-phosphofructo-2-kinase/fructose-2,6-bisphosphatase 4 isoform X1, whose protein sequence is MAAAASPARELTQNPLQKTWEPYDNGLPLGRSAQRGVCMTNCPTLIVMVGLPARGKTYISKKLTRYLNWIGVPTKEFNVGQYRRDLVKKYKSFEFFLPDNEEGLKIRKQCALAALNDVRQYLSEENGHVAVFDATNTTRERRETIYKFGEENGYKTFFVESVCVDPEVIAANIVQVKLGSPDYVDCSNDEATEDFMKRIECYKNSYETLDENLDKDLSYIKIMDVGRSYLVNRVMDHIQSRIVYYLMNIHVTPRSIYLCRHGESELNLKGRIGGDPGLSVRGKEFAKSLAQFINEQNIKDLKVWTSQMKRTIQTAEALGVPYEQWKVLNEIDAGVCEEMTYEEIQENYPLEFALRDQDKYRYRYPKGESYEDLVQRLEPVIMELERQENVLVICHQAVMRCLLAYFLDKPAEQLPYLKCPLHTVLKLTPVAYGCKVESIFLNVEAVNTHRDKPENVGVDRSREEALRTVPNHL, encoded by the exons ATGGCGGCGGCTGCGTCCCCGGCTCGGGAGCTGACGCAGAACCCGCTGCAGAAGACGTGGGAGCCGTACGACAACGGGCTGCCGTTGGGGCGCAGCGCGCAGCGCGGCG tatGTATGACCAACTGCCCTACACTGATTGTCATGGTGGGTCtgccagcaagaggaaaaaccTACATCTCAAAAAAGCTGACGCGCTATTTAAACTGGATTGGAGTGCCTACAAAAG aatTCAACGTTGGCCAATACCGGCGAGATCTGGTGAAGAAGTATAAATCTTTTGAATTCTTCCTGCCTGACAATGAAGAAGGGTTGAAAATCAGGAA acagTGTGCCTTAGCGGCGCTGAACGATGTCCGGCAGTACCTCAGCGAAGAGAACGGGCACGTGGCT GTCTTTGATGCTACGAACACAACTCGAGAACGCAGAGAAACCATTTACAAATTTGGTGAAGAAAATGGATACAAG ACGTTTTTTGTTGAGTCAGTGTGCGTCGATCCAGAGGTCATTGCTGCAAACATTGTG CAAGTGAAGCTGGGTAGTCCTGACTACGTTGATTGCAGTAATGATGAAGCAACGGAAGACTTCATGAAAAGAATTGAGTGCTACAAGAACTCCTATGAGACTCTGGATGAAAATCTTGACAA GGATCTTTCTTACATTAAAATAATGGATGTTGGAAGGAGTTACCTTGTGAACAGAGTAATGGATCACATTCAGAGCCGAATCGTCTACTACCTCATGAATATCCACGTGACTCCTCGGTCAATCTACCTCTGTCGACATGGAGAAAGTGAACTCAATCTGAAAGGGAGAATAGGAGGGGACCCTGGGCTGTCTGTCAGGGGGAAAGAA tttgccAAGAGCTTGGCACAGTTTATTAATGAGCAAAACATCAAGGATCTGAAGGTTTGGACCAGTCAGATGAAAAGGACCATTCAGACCGCTGAAGCTTTGGGAGTGCCTTATGAGCAGTGGAAGGTTTTGAATGAGATAGATGCG GGAGTGTGTGAAGAAATGACGTatgaagaaatacaggaaaattaTCCCCTTGAGTTTGCACTGAGAGACCAAGACAAATACAGATACAGATACCCTAAAGGAGAG TCCTACGAAGACCTTGTTCAGAGGCTGGAGCCGGTAATTATGGAGCTTGAAAGGCAGGAAAACGTGCTTGTCATTTGTCACCAAGCCGTCATGCGCTGTTTGCTCGCATATTTCCTTGACAAGCCTGCAG AACAACTGCCTTACCTGAAGTGCCCGCTGCACACCGTCTTAAAGCTGACCCCAGTGGCTTATG GATGTAAAGTGGAATCTATATTTCTGAACGTTGAAGCTGTAAACACGCACAGAGATAAACCTGAG
- the LOC140257632 gene encoding 6-phosphofructo-2-kinase/fructose-2,6-bisphosphatase 4 isoform X2: protein MWGRRRPPGRRCRVCMTNCPTLIVMVGLPARGKTYISKKLTRYLNWIGVPTKEFNVGQYRRDLVKKYKSFEFFLPDNEEGLKIRKQCALAALNDVRQYLSEENGHVAVFDATNTTRERRETIYKFGEENGYKTFFVESVCVDPEVIAANIVQVKLGSPDYVDCSNDEATEDFMKRIECYKNSYETLDENLDKDLSYIKIMDVGRSYLVNRVMDHIQSRIVYYLMNIHVTPRSIYLCRHGESELNLKGRIGGDPGLSVRGKEFAKSLAQFINEQNIKDLKVWTSQMKRTIQTAEALGVPYEQWKVLNEIDAGVCEEMTYEEIQENYPLEFALRDQDKYRYRYPKGESYEDLVQRLEPVIMELERQENVLVICHQAVMRCLLAYFLDKPAEQLPYLKCPLHTVLKLTPVAYGCKVESIFLNVEAVNTHRDKPENVGVDRSREEALRTVPNHL, encoded by the exons tatGTATGACCAACTGCCCTACACTGATTGTCATGGTGGGTCtgccagcaagaggaaaaaccTACATCTCAAAAAAGCTGACGCGCTATTTAAACTGGATTGGAGTGCCTACAAAAG aatTCAACGTTGGCCAATACCGGCGAGATCTGGTGAAGAAGTATAAATCTTTTGAATTCTTCCTGCCTGACAATGAAGAAGGGTTGAAAATCAGGAA acagTGTGCCTTAGCGGCGCTGAACGATGTCCGGCAGTACCTCAGCGAAGAGAACGGGCACGTGGCT GTCTTTGATGCTACGAACACAACTCGAGAACGCAGAGAAACCATTTACAAATTTGGTGAAGAAAATGGATACAAG ACGTTTTTTGTTGAGTCAGTGTGCGTCGATCCAGAGGTCATTGCTGCAAACATTGTG CAAGTGAAGCTGGGTAGTCCTGACTACGTTGATTGCAGTAATGATGAAGCAACGGAAGACTTCATGAAAAGAATTGAGTGCTACAAGAACTCCTATGAGACTCTGGATGAAAATCTTGACAA GGATCTTTCTTACATTAAAATAATGGATGTTGGAAGGAGTTACCTTGTGAACAGAGTAATGGATCACATTCAGAGCCGAATCGTCTACTACCTCATGAATATCCACGTGACTCCTCGGTCAATCTACCTCTGTCGACATGGAGAAAGTGAACTCAATCTGAAAGGGAGAATAGGAGGGGACCCTGGGCTGTCTGTCAGGGGGAAAGAA tttgccAAGAGCTTGGCACAGTTTATTAATGAGCAAAACATCAAGGATCTGAAGGTTTGGACCAGTCAGATGAAAAGGACCATTCAGACCGCTGAAGCTTTGGGAGTGCCTTATGAGCAGTGGAAGGTTTTGAATGAGATAGATGCG GGAGTGTGTGAAGAAATGACGTatgaagaaatacaggaaaattaTCCCCTTGAGTTTGCACTGAGAGACCAAGACAAATACAGATACAGATACCCTAAAGGAGAG TCCTACGAAGACCTTGTTCAGAGGCTGGAGCCGGTAATTATGGAGCTTGAAAGGCAGGAAAACGTGCTTGTCATTTGTCACCAAGCCGTCATGCGCTGTTTGCTCGCATATTTCCTTGACAAGCCTGCAG AACAACTGCCTTACCTGAAGTGCCCGCTGCACACCGTCTTAAAGCTGACCCCAGTGGCTTATG GATGTAAAGTGGAATCTATATTTCTGAACGTTGAAGCTGTAAACACGCACAGAGATAAACCTGAG